A genomic stretch from Ignavibacteriales bacterium includes:
- a CDS encoding Crp/Fnr family transcriptional regulator yields the protein MLDREREFEKFRIAIESVCHLQPGAWDDLSELLTLKQYKKNDYLSREGEMAYNAVFLLDGIVRVFYRSKDGAEYNKTFFVPGMFPTPLTALLSGAPNLINFQALTDCDTVELNFAEFKELFKKYPSLDSFMRIVLEIEWIKKERHDIRMVTNSAAENYEIFLKEHPGLEQRIPQYHIASYLGITPIQLSRIRSSK from the coding sequence TTGTTAGACCGCGAGAGAGAATTCGAAAAATTCCGCATAGCTATTGAATCCGTTTGTCACTTACAGCCGGGTGCATGGGATGACCTTTCTGAGCTTCTCACACTTAAACAATATAAGAAGAATGACTATCTTTCCCGGGAAGGTGAGATGGCATATAATGCAGTTTTCTTACTGGATGGTATAGTTCGCGTATTTTATAGGAGTAAAGACGGTGCGGAATATAATAAGACATTCTTTGTGCCGGGAATGTTTCCCACTCCGCTCACTGCTCTGTTGTCAGGTGCCCCGAACCTCATAAACTTCCAGGCATTAACAGACTGTGACACTGTCGAATTGAATTTTGCTGAATTCAAAGAGTTGTTTAAAAAGTATCCGTCGTTGGATTCATTTATGCGTATTGTACTTGAGATAGAATGGATAAAAAAAGAACGCCACGACATTCGGATGGTTACTAATTCAGCAGCCGAGAATTATGAGATTTTTCTCAAAGAGCATCCCGGGCTCGAACAGCGCATCCCTCAATATCATATCGCTTCATACCTTGGTATCACTCCAATACAATTGAGCCGCATACGATCCTCCAAGTAG
- the ald gene encoding alanine dehydrogenase has translation MIIGVPKEIKPAENRVAVTPSGAEILINNGHDVYIETNAGKGSGFSDEDYTEIGAKILNTPQEVYGIAEMIIKVKEPIAPEYSLIKEGQIVFTYFHFASSEELTKAMMNTKCIAIAYETVEKADGSLPLLIPMSEVAGRMATQEGAKFLEKVMGGRGILLGGVPGTMPAEVVVLGGGVVGTNAAKIAAGFGARVKIMDNNLYRLRYLDDVMPKNIVTMMSSPYNIREAIKTADLVIGGVLIAGAKAPKLITREMLSLMKEGSVIVDVSVDQGGCIETTKPTTHDDPTFVIDGVVHYGVANMPGAVPFTSTIALTNATLPYAVQLANKGYMQALKDSLELRKGLNVIDGVITYKGVADAFGFDYTDVDTALGLK, from the coding sequence ATGATAATTGGCGTTCCAAAAGAGATAAAACCGGCTGAGAACAGGGTAGCTGTAACACCCAGCGGCGCGGAGATACTTATAAATAACGGGCATGATGTATATATAGAAACAAATGCAGGAAAGGGAAGCGGGTTTTCAGATGAGGATTATACTGAGATAGGAGCGAAGATACTGAACACTCCACAGGAGGTCTATGGTATCGCAGAAATGATAATAAAGGTTAAGGAGCCGATAGCTCCCGAATACAGCCTAATAAAAGAAGGGCAGATCGTATTTACGTATTTCCACTTTGCTTCATCGGAAGAGCTGACAAAGGCAATGATGAACACGAAGTGTATCGCAATTGCATACGAGACGGTTGAGAAGGCAGACGGTTCACTTCCACTGCTGATACCGATGAGTGAAGTAGCGGGAAGAATGGCAACACAGGAAGGCGCGAAGTTCCTCGAGAAGGTAATGGGCGGACGCGGTATATTGCTTGGCGGTGTACCGGGAACGATGCCGGCAGAGGTAGTAGTGCTCGGCGGAGGAGTAGTTGGAACGAACGCGGCAAAGATAGCGGCAGGATTCGGAGCAAGAGTTAAAATCATGGATAACAATCTCTACAGGCTGAGATACCTGGATGACGTGATGCCAAAGAACATTGTAACGATGATGAGCTCACCGTACAATATCAGAGAAGCAATTAAAACGGCTGATCTCGTGATAGGCGGAGTATTGATCGCCGGAGCAAAAGCGCCGAAGCTGATAACAAGAGAAATGCTTTCGCTGATGAAGGAAGGATCGGTAATAGTGGACGTATCGGTAGATCAAGGAGGATGTATCGAGACGACAAAACCAACAACACACGATGACCCGACATTCGTAATAGACGGCGTTGTACACTACGGAGTAGCAAATATGCCGGGAGCAGTACCATTCACTTCAACAATAGCTCTGACAAATGCAACACTGCCGTACGCAGTACAGCTGGCTAACAAGGGTTACATGCAGGCATTGAAGGACAGCCTTGAACTAAGAAAGGGGCTTAACGTAATAGACGGAGTGATAACATATAAGGGTGTGGCGGATGCATTCGGATTCGATTACACTGACGTGGATACTGCATTAGGGTTGAAATAA
- a CDS encoding FAD-binding oxidoreductase: MLSFWEKNSFLNWDYIIVGSGLVGLSVACSIREKNPKAEVLILEKGIFPTGASTKNAGFACFGSLSEILSDIEANGESRTVEIIEKRWRGIDELRKRLGDENIGYENYGGSELVFDRNINIVDQIDYVNELLKGVFKGEVFTRRDELIDQYGFNKGYVKGLVYSQLESQLDTGKMMRSYIKYAGTLGIQIINGCEVKHFEQTTDGADVTTYHSILNEDVVFKAKNMVICANAFTRYIVPSAPFRPGRGQILVTDPIPGLKFKGVFHFDEGFYYFRNYGERVIFGGARNTALEEEATDRFEHNHEILMHLKWILDTIILPGQDYGISDAWTGIMAFSENKLPVVEKHDGVMMVMSCNGMGVALSSLTGQEVAEMI; this comes from the coding sequence ATGCTTTCATTCTGGGAAAAGAATTCATTTTTAAATTGGGATTATATAATAGTAGGCAGCGGGCTTGTAGGGCTTTCCGTTGCCTGTTCTATTAGAGAGAAGAACCCAAAGGCGGAGGTTCTAATACTTGAAAAGGGTATATTCCCGACAGGCGCCAGCACAAAGAACGCGGGGTTTGCCTGCTTCGGGAGCCTGTCCGAGATATTGAGTGATATCGAAGCCAACGGTGAATCGAGGACAGTTGAAATTATTGAGAAGAGATGGCGGGGTATCGATGAACTTCGCAAAAGATTAGGCGATGAGAATATAGGTTACGAAAATTACGGCGGGAGCGAGCTGGTTTTCGACAGGAACATAAACATTGTGGATCAGATAGACTACGTGAATGAGCTTTTGAAAGGGGTTTTTAAAGGAGAAGTTTTTACTAGAAGAGACGAGCTAATCGACCAGTACGGGTTCAATAAGGGTTATGTGAAGGGGCTGGTATATTCGCAGCTCGAATCACAGCTCGATACGGGAAAGATGATGCGGTCGTATATCAAATACGCCGGGACGCTAGGGATACAGATAATAAACGGGTGTGAGGTAAAGCACTTTGAACAAACAACCGACGGAGCGGATGTCACTACATATCACAGCATCCTAAATGAAGACGTTGTTTTCAAGGCAAAGAACATGGTTATATGCGCGAATGCTTTTACAAGATACATTGTGCCGTCAGCGCCATTCAGGCCCGGTCGGGGGCAGATACTCGTAACAGACCCTATACCGGGATTGAAATTCAAAGGAGTATTCCACTTCGATGAAGGATTTTATTATTTCAGGAATTATGGTGAAAGAGTGATATTCGGCGGGGCAAGGAACACAGCATTAGAAGAAGAAGCCACTGACAGGTTCGAACATAACCACGAAATACTGATGCACCTGAAATGGATACTTGACACGATCATTCTTCCGGGACAGGACTATGGTATTTCGGATGCGTGGACAGGTATAATGGCATTCAGCGAGAACAAACTTCCCGTCGTAGAAAAACATGATGGCGTGATGATGGTGATGAGTTGTAATGGTATGGGTGTTGCGTTAAGTAGTTTAACGGGTCAGGAAGTTGCCGAAATGATCTAA
- the thpR gene encoding RNA 2',3'-cyclic phosphodiesterase encodes MRTFVSINLPSEIKQQLNGVTGEIKAVLTNRELSSMRWESNEKLHITLFFIGDITSGELNRVKNSLNSIDYNKGKLALDLHSIGAFPDLRSPRVLFANIKDDGKLLQLAESVHKQMYDLGFESDKKFHPHITLGRVKRDRKVNLTRLSEMKFDIKFEAEAFYLMESKLKPTGSVYSKRERFEL; translated from the coding sequence ATGCGGACTTTCGTTTCAATAAATCTGCCCTCCGAAATAAAACAGCAACTCAACGGCGTTACCGGGGAGATAAAAGCCGTCCTGACTAACCGCGAACTCTCATCCATGAGGTGGGAATCAAACGAGAAACTTCACATCACGCTCTTTTTTATTGGGGATATTACTTCCGGTGAACTAAACCGCGTAAAAAATTCTCTCAATTCTATTGATTACAATAAAGGAAAGTTAGCGTTGGATCTTCATTCTATTGGAGCATTTCCGGATCTCCGTTCACCGCGGGTACTTTTTGCAAATATTAAAGATGACGGCAAACTACTCCAACTTGCGGAGAGTGTGCATAAACAAATGTATGACCTTGGATTTGAATCGGATAAGAAATTTCATCCGCATATTACTCTGGGAAGAGTGAAACGTGACAGGAAAGTTAATTTAACCAGGTTATCCGAAATGAAGTTTGATATAAAATTTGAAGCGGAAGCGTTTTATCTTATGGAGAGTAAATTAAAGCCAACCGGCTCCGTGTACTCCAAACGCGAAAGATTTGAGCTGTAA
- a CDS encoding SDR family NAD(P)-dependent oxidoreductase: MKTTNNSTILITGGTSGIGKELAHILNSKGNTVIITGRNEESLEELSKEGIVTYKCDITNSADIDSLLLKLEQEHPGLNVLINNAGVQYNYSMLNDTAYHETIKNEIDCNFTGHVLLTSRLLPLLLSNADPLIANVTSALAVTPKENAIVYSATKSAFKSFTIGLRYQLEEEKARVVEIIPPVVDTNMTSGRDTDKMPAEEMAELITKELWSGKDIITVSKIKKMNFLYRFFPGLISKIIRKS; this comes from the coding sequence ATGAAAACAACAAACAATAGCACAATATTAATAACCGGGGGAACATCCGGAATTGGTAAAGAACTTGCACACATACTTAACTCAAAAGGTAACACCGTAATAATAACCGGTAGAAATGAAGAATCACTCGAAGAGCTTTCCAAAGAAGGAATTGTAACTTACAAATGTGACATAACAAATTCTGCAGATATCGATTCACTTTTATTGAAACTCGAGCAGGAACATCCCGGACTGAACGTCCTGATAAATAATGCTGGAGTGCAGTATAATTACAGCATGCTCAATGATACAGCTTACCACGAGACAATTAAAAATGAAATAGATTGTAATTTCACCGGGCACGTTCTTTTGACATCGCGTCTGCTGCCTCTGCTGCTTTCCAATGCTGATCCATTGATAGCTAACGTTACATCAGCTCTCGCGGTTACTCCAAAAGAGAATGCGATTGTGTATTCCGCGACAAAGTCGGCTTTCAAGAGCTTTACCATTGGTTTAAGGTATCAGCTGGAAGAGGAAAAAGCCCGCGTTGTTGAGATTATTCCGCCTGTTGTCGATACTAATATGACATCCGGCAGGGATACTGATAAGATGCCTGCTGAAGAGATGGCTGAACTTATTACTAAAGAATTATGGTCTGGTAAAGATATCATCACAGTTTCTAAGATAAAGAAGATGAATTTTTTGTACAGATTCTTTCCGGGTTTGATCTCGAAAATTATTAGAAAAAGTTAA
- a CDS encoding transposase, translating into MHKNSQKRIVLEESIYFITTNTHNSYPFFKDYQLCEVLKADIHLTKELKNFALFSYKINPDHIHILLKPGTQANISEIMRSLKTNSSRNINRLITFAPEKKIKRFKWQKSYNDHIIRDDADFKKHLEYIENQWIKHNLRENRYYFIDMDLCGDYLGCGDVA; encoded by the coding sequence ATGCACAAGAATTCTCAAAAAAGAATAGTTTTAGAAGAATCCATCTATTTTATAACTACAAACACTCACAATTCTTATCCTTTTTTCAAAGATTATCAATTATGCGAAGTATTGAAAGCAGATATACACTTAACCAAAGAATTAAAAAACTTTGCTTTGTTTAGTTATAAAATTAATCCCGATCATATTCATATTTTATTAAAACCCGGTACCCAAGCAAATATTTCTGAAATAATGAGATCGTTAAAGACTAATTCTTCAAGAAACATTAATAGACTTATTACCTTTGCTCCAGAAAAGAAGATTAAGAGATTCAAATGGCAAAAATCATATAACGATCATATCATAAGGGATGATGCTGATTTTAAAAAACATTTAGAATATATTGAAAACCAATGGATTAAACATAATCTTAGAGAGAATAGATATTATTTTATTGATATGGATTTATGCGGAGATTATCTAGGATGTGGCGACGTCGCGTGA
- a CDS encoding DUF4286 family protein: MILYNVTINVDDEIHDEWLEWMKGVHIPDVMATGLFVDSKIFKIHTGDEGNTYSIQYFSNTMDDYEKYQSEHAPRLQKEHSEKYKDKFTAFRTILEQV, translated from the coding sequence ATGATACTATATAATGTTACAATTAACGTGGATGATGAGATACATGATGAGTGGCTGGAGTGGATGAAGGGTGTTCACATACCGGATGTAATGGCAACCGGGTTATTTGTCGATAGTAAGATATTCAAGATACATACAGGAGATGAGGGAAACACATACTCGATACAATACTTCAGCAATACGATGGATGACTATGAAAAATATCAAAGCGAACATGCGCCCCGATTACAAAAAGAGCATTCGGAAAAGTATAAAGATAAGTTCACAGCATTCAGAACAATTTTAGAACAGGTATAA
- a CDS encoding tryptophan 2,3-dioxygenase — translation MAKKYPPVYYGDYLDLDKLLDSQHRKSEEYGHPAHDEMLFIIVHQAYELWFKQIIFELNSVVDMFDDNKVDERNIGIAISRLDRITEIQRILIDQLRVLETMTPLDFLDFRDYLVPASGFQSVQFRTIENKLGLRTDMRVTFGSKEYHELVSESHQKELINSEKNMSLLEVVNGWLERTPFLKVDGFNFIEQYKGAVNEMLDWEKDVIATNPEFTDEKREKQFVAHEGTRESFAPLFDEEKYNKLIVEGEKKFSYKATLAALFINLYRDEPILHMPYRFLNLLVDIDENFTTWRYKHALMVHRMIGAKIGTGGSSGHSYLLKTAEKHKVFRDLFDMTTFMIPRSSLPVLPEDLKVELGYYYTYLKERESTR, via the coding sequence ATGGCAAAGAAATATCCTCCCGTATATTATGGTGACTACCTGGATCTGGATAAGCTATTGGATTCACAACACAGGAAAAGCGAGGAGTACGGGCACCCGGCTCACGATGAGATGCTCTTTATAATAGTTCACCAGGCGTATGAGCTGTGGTTTAAGCAGATAATATTCGAGCTGAACTCGGTAGTAGATATGTTCGATGATAATAAAGTGGATGAGAGGAACATCGGTATAGCGATCTCGAGGCTGGACAGGATAACGGAGATACAAAGAATATTGATAGATCAGCTGAGGGTGCTGGAAACAATGACACCGCTGGACTTCCTGGACTTCAGGGATTACCTGGTGCCCGCGTCGGGATTTCAAAGCGTACAGTTTAGAACAATAGAGAATAAGCTGGGTCTGCGCACAGACATGCGGGTAACATTCGGAAGCAAGGAATATCACGAGCTGGTTTCTGAGTCACATCAGAAGGAGCTCATTAATTCCGAAAAGAACATGTCGCTGTTGGAAGTTGTAAACGGGTGGCTGGAGAGAACGCCGTTCCTTAAAGTTGACGGGTTTAATTTCATAGAGCAGTATAAGGGAGCAGTAAATGAGATGCTGGATTGGGAAAAGGATGTTATAGCAACGAACCCGGAATTTACGGATGAGAAGAGGGAGAAGCAGTTCGTCGCGCATGAAGGAACAAGAGAGAGCTTCGCACCACTATTCGACGAAGAGAAATACAACAAGCTCATCGTGGAAGGAGAGAAGAAATTTTCATATAAGGCGACACTGGCGGCACTCTTCATTAATCTCTACAGAGACGAGCCGATACTTCACATGCCGTACAGGTTTCTTAATTTGCTGGTAGATATAGATGAGAACTTCACCACATGGCGATACAAGCATGCACTGATGGTACACAGAATGATAGGCGCGAAGATAGGTACGGGAGGTTCATCGGGACACAGCTACCTGCTAAAAACGGCTGAGAAGCATAAGGTCTTTAGAGACCTCTTCGATATGACGACGTTTATGATACCGCGGTCATCACTTCCGGTACTCCCCGAAGATCTAAAAGTAGAACTTGGTTACTACTATACCTACTTAAAAGAAAGGGAGAGCACAAGATGA
- a CDS encoding aldehyde dehydrogenase — MEKIRNYIGGIFTTPYNSNYFNDHNPATGEVYTMIPDSTADDVEIAVQAAKKAFPMWSNMPADDRSNWLMKVADKIRENLEKFALAEANDNGKPLWMAREIDIPRAIKNFEFYATAIRHFASEAHVTDSEAINYTIRQPLGVVGAISPWNLPLYLFSWKIAPALAAGNCVVAKPSEITPMTAYLLSELCIEIGFPEGVLNIIHGYGNKAGAAIVENPGVDAITFTGGTATGEAIARAAAPKFKKLSLELGGKNPNIIFADCNYEEMLETTIRSSFSNQGEICLCGSRIFIEMPLYEKFRKDFVAKVKELKVGDPLEPDTKIGAIVSKEHYEKILSYIDLAIKDGGRILTGGDIISFEKHRSKRCQNGWFIEPTVIEGLDYTCRVNQEEIFGPVVTLIPFETEEQVVMMANSTKYGLASILWTENLTRAHRIASQLDAGIVWVNCWMLRDLRTPFGGVKASGVGREGGYEALEFFTEAKNVCVKIK, encoded by the coding sequence ATGGAAAAAATACGAAACTACATCGGCGGGATATTCACGACGCCATATAACAGCAACTATTTCAATGACCATAACCCGGCAACGGGCGAAGTATATACAATGATACCGGACTCGACAGCAGACGACGTGGAGATTGCCGTACAGGCGGCGAAGAAGGCATTCCCGATGTGGTCGAACATGCCGGCGGATGACCGTTCTAACTGGCTGATGAAAGTAGCGGACAAGATAAGGGAAAATCTAGAAAAGTTCGCGCTGGCTGAAGCCAACGATAACGGGAAGCCACTCTGGATGGCAAGAGAGATTGACATTCCGCGCGCAATAAAGAATTTCGAGTTTTACGCAACAGCTATAAGGCACTTCGCAAGCGAAGCACATGTTACAGACAGCGAGGCAATTAATTACACGATAAGACAGCCTCTTGGAGTAGTGGGAGCGATCTCCCCGTGGAATTTACCATTGTACCTGTTTTCATGGAAGATAGCACCTGCGCTGGCCGCGGGTAACTGCGTGGTGGCAAAGCCGTCCGAAATTACTCCTATGACAGCGTATTTGCTTTCGGAATTATGTATAGAGATAGGGTTTCCGGAGGGAGTATTAAACATCATACATGGTTACGGCAATAAGGCGGGAGCAGCGATAGTGGAAAACCCGGGTGTAGATGCAATAACCTTTACGGGGGGAACAGCGACAGGTGAAGCAATAGCGCGAGCGGCGGCGCCAAAATTTAAAAAGCTGTCTCTAGAGCTCGGCGGGAAGAATCCGAATATAATCTTCGCAGACTGTAATTATGAGGAGATGCTCGAAACCACGATACGGTCATCATTCTCCAACCAGGGCGAGATATGTTTGTGCGGTTCCAGGATATTCATCGAGATGCCGCTTTATGAAAAGTTCAGGAAAGATTTTGTTGCAAAGGTAAAAGAGCTAAAAGTGGGCGATCCGCTCGAGCCTGACACAAAGATAGGCGCGATAGTTTCAAAAGAACATTATGAGAAAATATTATCATACATCGATCTTGCAATAAAAGACGGAGGAAGGATACTTACCGGAGGAGACATAATAAGCTTCGAGAAACACCGTTCGAAAAGATGCCAGAACGGATGGTTCATTGAGCCGACAGTGATAGAGGGACTCGATTATACCTGCAGGGTAAACCAGGAAGAGATATTCGGACCGGTGGTAACGCTGATTCCGTTCGAAACCGAAGAACAAGTTGTAATGATGGCAAACAGTACAAAATACGGGTTGGCATCGATATTATGGACAGAGAATTTAACACGCGCGCACAGGATCGCTTCACAGCTGGATGCCGGAATAGTCTGGGTGAACTGCTGGATGCTGAGGGACCTGCGTACACCATTCGGCGGAGTCAAGGCTTCCGGTGTAGGCAGAGAGGGCGGATACGAAGCGCTGGAGTTTTTTACGGAAGCAAAGAACGTGTGCGTAAAGATAAAGTAG
- a CDS encoding T9SS type A sorting domain-containing protein gives MEKDSAGNLYIAGRSEGTPNPQKAVLLKYNTSGNLIWSSTYTNFHFAQFTDIAIDNEQNVYVVGYADSIASNNDLIVWKFDSTGTVIWNSKYVTGSSEEGLAIYVDLNGNVYVTGEGNHTTLTIKFDSNGQLLWHEYYFTASMYSEDIIVDSSGNSYILGYNVDADSMAIVKYDPNGNLLWVRQSPSANPGETANLHFDKNGNIIVCGYGVFLTVIKYSQNGERIWNYNHFPVPFYATMPFSSILDENDNVFVTGSISSPNGIIVTLKLDSSGQLIWDNYYSTSSSDNGLGSDICLDDSGNVYITGFSTEQNLGFIFDEDYITIKYSPQGDILWKKLFNGASNTLDRAWGIQVDSTGVYVTGEAVISGLTTDIVTIKYSLITGIQTLYNELPGNFSLSQNYPNPFNPSTNINFEIARTSNVKLVVYDALGREVSVLANETMKPGIYSANFDAEELNSGVYFYSLITDGFKETKKMILLK, from the coding sequence ATGGAAAAAGATAGTGCTGGAAATTTATATATTGCGGGAAGGTCGGAGGGAACTCCAAATCCCCAGAAAGCTGTACTTCTGAAATATAATACATCAGGTAATTTAATTTGGTCATCTACTTATACTAATTTCCATTTTGCTCAATTTACAGATATTGCCATAGATAATGAACAAAATGTTTACGTTGTAGGCTATGCCGATTCTATCGCATCAAATAATGACCTGATTGTATGGAAATTCGATTCAACTGGAACGGTAATCTGGAATTCAAAATATGTAACTGGAAGTAGCGAAGAAGGACTAGCCATTTATGTTGATTTGAATGGAAACGTTTATGTTACAGGCGAAGGAAATCATACAACCTTAACAATTAAGTTTGACTCAAATGGTCAATTACTTTGGCATGAGTATTATTTTACTGCTTCGATGTATTCTGAAGATATAATCGTCGATAGTTCAGGAAATTCATACATATTAGGATATAATGTTGATGCAGATTCCATGGCAATCGTAAAGTATGATCCGAACGGTAATTTATTGTGGGTAAGACAATCACCGTCAGCTAATCCTGGTGAGACGGCCAACTTACATTTTGATAAAAATGGAAATATTATTGTTTGTGGATATGGGGTTTTTCTAACGGTAATAAAATATTCCCAAAATGGAGAAAGAATCTGGAACTACAATCATTTCCCCGTACCATTTTACGCTACAATGCCCTTTAGCAGTATATTAGATGAAAATGATAATGTCTTTGTAACTGGTAGTATCTCATCCCCAAATGGAATAATCGTTACATTAAAGTTAGATTCGAGTGGTCAACTAATCTGGGATAATTACTATTCAACCTCTTCTAGTGACAATGGTCTTGGAAGCGATATCTGCCTTGATGATTCAGGAAATGTATATATTACAGGTTTCTCTACAGAACAAAATCTGGGGTTCATTTTTGACGAAGATTACATTACAATTAAATATTCCCCTCAAGGAGATATTCTCTGGAAAAAACTTTTTAATGGAGCTAGCAATACCCTTGACCGTGCATGGGGTATCCAAGTTGATTCAACCGGAGTATATGTTACCGGTGAGGCTGTTATTAGTGGATTAACCACTGACATCGTTACAATAAAGTATTCTCTCATTACAGGCATTCAAACCCTCTACAATGAGTTACCCGGTAATTTTTCTCTTTCACAAAATTATCCAAATCCGTTCAACCCGTCGACTAATATCAATTTCGAAATTGCACGAACGTCTAATGTCAAACTCGTGGTCTATGATGCTCTCGGCAGGGAAGTCTCTGTCCTCGCAAACGAAACGATGAAGCCCGGTATTTACAGTGCAAATTTCGACGCAGAGGAATTGAACAGCGGTGTTTATTTCTACTCGCTCATAACGGACGGTTTTAAAGAGACGAAGAAAATGATTCTGTTAAAATAA
- a CDS encoding GxxExxY protein — protein MTNLTYKEESYEIVGICMDVYNELRKGFLEIVYKDALTYEFKKRNIPFEREKEFEIRYKEVMLPHCYYADFVVFDKIILEIKSKNSIAEEHVAQAINYLAVSKFKLALIINFGEKSLKYKRVVL, from the coding sequence TTGACCAACTTAACATATAAAGAGGAAAGTTATGAAATTGTAGGAATTTGTATGGATGTTTACAATGAACTTAGAAAAGGGTTTTTAGAAATTGTTTATAAGGATGCTTTAACATATGAGTTCAAGAAAAGGAATATACCATTTGAAAGAGAGAAAGAGTTTGAAATAAGATATAAAGAAGTCATGCTTCCCCATTGTTATTATGCAGATTTTGTGGTATTCGATAAAATTATACTTGAGATAAAATCAAAAAATTCAATAGCTGAAGAGCATGTAGCTCAAGCAATAAATTATCTTGCTGTTTCAAAATTTAAACTGGCCTTAATTATTAATTTCGGAGAAAAATCATTAAAATACAAAAGAGTAGTTTTATAA
- a CDS encoding GrpB family protein, whose product MKGQKIITIVDYNPEWPEIYEKEKGLIDGILADIDHQIEHIGSTSVKGLGAKAVIDVMIGLENFDRDSEKLVELITGAGYNYIDTFEHTMPYRRYFNKPGEGVITKYHVHSVQTGGWFWNRHIAFRNYLRDHCDVRDEYCRVKKELAKKVWDENNDYAWAKTDFIVPVQEKALKIYFPDYEKG is encoded by the coding sequence GTGAAAGGTCAAAAGATAATAACAATAGTCGATTACAATCCTGAGTGGCCCGAGATATATGAAAAGGAAAAAGGGCTGATCGACGGTATACTAGCGGACATCGATCATCAAATCGAGCATATAGGAAGCACTTCAGTAAAAGGACTAGGAGCAAAGGCAGTTATAGATGTTATGATCGGGCTGGAGAATTTCGACAGAGACAGTGAAAAGCTAGTCGAACTTATTACGGGAGCCGGATATAACTACATCGACACATTCGAGCACACTATGCCATACAGGCGGTATTTTAATAAACCCGGTGAAGGCGTAATCACCAAATACCACGTCCACAGCGTGCAGACAGGAGGATGGTTCTGGAACAGGCATATCGCCTTTCGTAATTACCTTCGTGACCATTGCGATGTAAGGGATGAGTACTGCAGGGTAAAGAAGGAGCTGGCAAAGAAAGTATGGGATGAGAATAATGATTATGCATGGGCAAAGACGGATTTTATCGTACCGGTTCAGGAGAAAGCGCTGAAGATATACTTTCCGGATTATGAGAAGGGTTGA
- a CDS encoding SDR family oxidoreductase has protein sequence MNISLEGRNAIVCGSTQGIGRAIAEQFAESGACVTLIARDEHALNEVKEGLSDHANQRHQSIAVDFTQPEDLKRKLEVYVSHNPSVHILVNNTGGPKGGDIVNASPEEFENAFKMHVICNQILVQALMDGMMKEGYGRIINIISTSVKQPIKGLGVSNTTRGAVASWSKTMANELGKFGITVNNLLPGATQTGRIEDIINKKAEKTAKSIDEVRKQMLAEIPAGRFAEPNELAYAATFLASDKAAYINGVSIAVDGGRMGCL, from the coding sequence ATGAACATATCCCTCGAGGGAAGGAATGCTATTGTCTGCGGAAGCACACAAGGAATAGGCAGAGCAATCGCCGAGCAATTCGCCGAGTCGGGCGCGTGCGTAACGCTTATTGCCAGAGACGAACACGCGCTTAATGAAGTAAAAGAAGGACTGTCCGATCATGCGAACCAGCGACATCAGAGCATTGCCGTGGATTTCACACAACCGGAAGATCTGAAGCGAAAGCTGGAAGTTTACGTTAGTCATAATCCTTCTGTCCATATACTTGTGAACAATACAGGCGGACCCAAGGGAGGCGATATTGTAAACGCGAGCCCGGAAGAATTCGAGAATGCATTTAAGATGCATGTGATATGCAACCAGATCCTTGTGCAGGCATTAATGGACGGAATGATGAAGGAGGGATACGGAAGGATAATCAATATAATTTCAACATCTGTAAAACAGCCGATAAAAGGGCTCGGTGTTTCAAATACAACACGCGGGGCAGTAGCAAGCTGGTCCAAGACCATGGCGAACGAGCTGGGGAAATTCGGGATAACGGTAAATAACCTTCTTCCCGGCGCCACACAGACAGGACGAATCGAGGATATTATTAATAAAAAAGCCGAGAAAACCGCAAAGAGTATCGACGAAGTGAGAAAGCAGATGCTCGCGGAGATTCCGGCGGGACGGTTCGCAGAGCCGAATGAGCTAGCATACGCAGCGACGTTCCTCGCCTCAGATAAGGCGGCTTATATTAACGGTGTCAGTATAGCGGTGGACGGCGGAAGGATGGGATGTTTATGA